The segment AGAGGACTTAATTATAGCTTGGATGCAGCAGTAGCAGAAATAGAGCTTTGTGTGTTTATTATTTTCCTAACAACTCCCACCTGCATTGCGGACAATACAAGCTACAAGCAACACCATAAATTAAAATTACCATAATTAATAACAATTTGGTAGCATTATTTACAAGagtaaagtacgttgctattgtTACCTCTCCCTTTCTATTGAACATTTGACCACGTGAAAAGCCTCTTGCATTGTAAGCAGTAGGACTATCAATCTGTGTAGTGGTGAATTAAAAAAACAATACCATTTTCCAAATGTGTAAATGatgataaataattaattaataatgtgCACATTAATTAAGTAGCACCTTtattctacaaaaaaaaaatagtgatATTTACCACGTATAGTAACCACTCATCAGCTCTAAAATCCCTATGAAACCACatcctgaaaaaaaaaaaaaagtagaagtTATTTTACTTGAAATAGGGGACCAAAAAGATAACAAAAAactcaaataaggaccaaaatttgcaagagaaaactttttggaagaaaaaaaaataatcagCTATACTGAGGGATCAAAAGTGTAAATGATGTATTATTGACTTACGAATGGTCGAGACTAATAGAAGATGGAAGCATGCCCTCTCTGCGGTGTGGATTTAGACTGATTTGAATGAATAGCAGATCCGAGTAGTATGCCCCTACACACCTGTTTATTTGCAAGCTTtcttatttttaccaaaaatagaaactttttTCAATGTGGGCCCTTGTGTGAAACTTTCATATCGATTTGAAAAAAGGTTCCAATTTGGGACTAAATACGGTGAAAGTCAGAAAGCACATGGGCCATTATGTAATTTACATTAAAGATAATTCGAAGATGCCTACAAAACTCCTATGTTCATTTTCAGGAACATAACATAACACGTCAATCTCTCATATGtggaaaagacgtaaatgccctccgCACCATCATATTATCAAAAAAGTGATTGGAGTGAAAGAGTCTCTCACCTATGCAAAGCCTGGTCATCTGGAAGTCTACCTTTTGCTCTCAACCAGTAACTCACACTGCAATACATTTTAGTTTTACATACAATACAACTAAAGAATTAgtcattttttaaaattaaaaaaataataattataaaataattagtGTAATAAATATAAGTAGAAACAACCTTGCAGGGCGTGTAGTGTGGCGGGTATAAATGTTAGGATCCAAAGGCCTGATTTCTGTAGGCCATGGGACAAAAGTTGGAGTGGAAACTTGGCTCCTGTTGTTGATCCATTTCTCCATTATTAACAAGTAAGAAAAGGGAACATTAAATTATGTGTGAAAAAGACGTCAATGCCCTCATCATCAAAAAACAATCTCACCTGAGATGATGACGTGAAAGCTTAACACCCTCTTCTAATCCATTCTTTGGCAAAAGCTGCAACCAtatgattttttattattattaaaaaaaacaaaaaaataatccaaaaaaaaaaaaagagtatttGGTTACCTCTTCAGGGTCAGGCACAGAAGGCATTGTTGGTTCTTGGTGATCAAAACCTTCTTCTCCCCTCTGTCATAAAAAGAACAACaatcaatacatacatacatacatacatgaaagaaaagtgagaaatgatgagttattaataTTATGTTTCATACATGAAAGGAAGCAATCAAAAAGAAGACAATTCGCTCTTTCTGTACTGCATTCACCCTCCTTGTAGCAAGATTATGCACATCATGTACCCGATCAACTTCATATATAATTGGAACTGCAAATCATCAAGGTAGCATATTTGTCTCATAAATATTATGAAAATAAAAGGGTTAAATGCAATGTACTTCCATTGATTTGTTTagtataacatcctactttcatttcttccttttCCAGCATTATACTTTAGAAACTCTGCACCCAGTTATAGCAATATCATTCATATACAAAGAAAACTGCACTGTCATAAATCGGTagaattttcaaagtacaatgcctcAATAAGAAATTTTTTGGAAGAACGATACTGTAAAGGTACAAAGAAATTAAAATAGAATGCGataatacacaaatatataaaggtacattgctatttcttgctgTTGTTTACGTATTAAGTTACATAGAAACCGACTTACCATTTACATCCCCTGGAAGAAGGAAGTGAGCATGAAAGCTATGTAAAATCTTAAGAAAATGAACCGTTTTTGATGCTGCAGCCAATGCCTGAATATTATTGATCATAAGAACATATATAGAAGAATATTAAAGAAGCTGTATAATCAATCATATTTATCATAATCACCAAAAACTGTGTGTAATGCTAGCAGATCCAAATAGAAACACAGAGATATTCATACCTGTCCCATAAACTGGCCTCCATACACTTTAGCAGATTTTGGAGCTCCTTTTAAGGTGACTCCTCTGAATGTGTTCACCTTcacaaataaataaacaaataaacttcATAAAGACTTGATAACTTGAACATAAAGCCAAAAGAAATTGTTCAGAAAACAAAGAAATCATGCAAGTTTTCTAAATACGTTACATACATCCAGTGGGTCCAAGGACAATATGTGTTCCACAGGTGCCCATGTCTCAAGGTTCATATCTGCACTCCAAATTGATTTTGGATTCATCAAGTCACTATATTTGTAGGGTAGCATTAAGTAGGTCAGCTGTAAATAACCATAGTGAAAGTGTTAAGCTTCTTGTAGATGTGAGAATGTTCCATGCCAGATTAGCATGTCATATACAAAATTACTTACAAGTTACAATGAAGTAAAGCATATCACTTACCTTAGTCAAAGCAATCACATCTTGACCACCACATTCACCTGCAAAATAGCCGCCCTATGCTTTAAATATGCCAAAAAAAAAGTCATTAATCTATACACAATCAAGAAAATAGACTATATTAAATAGTCTCTCACTTTGGGTGAAGTAATCAAACTTTTTCCACTCGAAAACTTGAGAATCATGGTTACTTTCAGGAAATTGACTGGAGACTTCCACCTGCAAAAGTAATGTGTGATCATCAATTGACTAACCTTTAAATTAATTGTCcaggatttaaaaaaaaaaaaaaattaccacgCCCTCCCAAATAAAGTAAGTTCCACCCCCAGATTCCCCTTCTTCTTTGAACACATAGTCTCCAGAATCTTCAAAATAAAGCATCCATGGAATCATACATTGTGTCAAAACGTGATAACTAGTGGAAAAGTAGTCTACAGTCTACTCCattctcaaaagtcaaagtgaaccTTATTGTGGAAGTAGTGGATTAAATCTTCAACATATAGTAAAAAGGGCACTTAAACCTTCCATTATTTCAACACTAACTGAAACACATTCAAAAAAATCCATTGTTCTAAAAAAACCTACAAGTTTGACTTTTCATACCAAACCTAGAAAGCCCGGTTTCGAATTAATTGCAAGTTCTATACAAACACCTATTAGAGATTTTAATCTAGCTACCAATTTTTCTCACAAACTTCAAATTTATATCGAATGTACAGCTTAGAATTACTCATAACATCCAAATCAAAGCTTAATATAACAAAATTTACACTAGAATCaaacaataaaaacaaaatctGCTAAATTCGAAATTATAGATTGAGAAAATTACTATGATGTTTAACGATAACGTGTTGAGCAATTTTCCTAATAGACGAGCTCGGAAGTCTCTGAAGCGCGGGCACGTCCCCTAGAAACTCGATCACTTGATTCAGAAACGCAAATTAGCAGACACAAAGTCAAATTTCAGGATATAGATACATATATTGGTAAATATGAGGAATTTGGGTTTACTCATTGGATATACCTGCTTCTGCTTCAGAATCCATTTTTGAGATGTCAAAGAAGCTCGGAGTAGCAGGCTTTGTGCTTGTCGTATAATATATAGTTATATACGATGAGTGAAAGGGGAACCAGTGGGAGAGTGGGGTAGGTGTACAGTAACGATTACTATTTTggtttatttaaatatatatatatatatatatatatatatatatatatatatatatatatatatatatatatatatatatatatatatatatatatatatatataggtgtacaGTAACGATTACTATTTtggtttatttatatatatatatatatatatgtaggtgTACAGTAACGATTACTATTTTggtttatttaaatatatatatatatatatatatatattttcatttaaatatctttataacttttatatttaatagtatggtcaaaatcatattcattatCACGTCATTCTTTACAACACATTAGCCTGATGGGAGTGGGCTCGATATTAGGG is part of the Lactuca sativa cultivar Salinas chromosome 7, Lsat_Salinas_v11, whole genome shotgun sequence genome and harbors:
- the LOC111902690 gene encoding acyl-CoA hydrolase 2 isoform X1, whose translation is MDSEAEAVIEFLGDVPALQRLPSSSIRKIAQHVIVKHHNSGDYVFKEEGESGGGTYFIWEGVVEVSSQFPESNHDSQVFEWKKFDYFTQSECGGQDVIALTKLTYLMLPYKYSDLMNPKSIWSADMNLETWAPVEHILSLDPLDVNTFRGVTLKGAPKSAKVYGGQFMGQALAAASKTVHFLKILHSFHAHFLLPGDVNEFLKYNAGKGRNEIPIIYEVDRVHDVHNLATRRVNAVQKERIVFFLIASFHRGEEGFDHQEPTMPSVPDPEELLPKNGLEEGVKLSRHHLRSQVSTPTFVPWPTEIRPLDPNIYTRHTTRPASVSYWLRAKGRLPDDQALHRCVGAYYSDLLFIQISLNPHRREGMLPSSISLDHSMWFHRDFRADEWLLYVIDSPTAYNARGFSRGQMFNRKGELVLSAMQVGVVRKIINTQSSISATAASKL
- the LOC111902690 gene encoding acyl-CoA hydrolase 2 isoform X2, producing the protein MDSEAEAVIEFLGDVPALQRLPSSSIRKIAQHVIVKHHNSGDYVFKEEGESGGGTYFIWEGVVEVSSQFPESNHDSQVFEWKKFDYFTQSECGGQDVIALTKLTYLMLPYKYSDLMNPKSIWSADMNLETWAPVEHILSLDPLDVNTFRGVTLKGAPKSAKVYGGQFMGQALAAASKTVHFLKILHSFHAHFLLPGDVNVPIIYEVDRVHDVHNLATRRVNAVQKERIVFFLIASFHRGEEGFDHQEPTMPSVPDPEELLPKNGLEEGVKLSRHHLRSQVSTPTFVPWPTEIRPLDPNIYTRHTTRPASVSYWLRAKGRLPDDQALHRCVGAYYSDLLFIQISLNPHRREGMLPSSISLDHSMWFHRDFRADEWLLYVIDSPTAYNARGFSRGQMFNRKGELVLSAMQVGVVRKIINTQSSISATAASKL